Part of the Clostridium sporogenes genome, TACTTCAAAAGATGCTATCTTATCATGTACTATATATTCTTTAACTGTTTTATAAGGATTAATCTTTTTATTGAATGAATACAATGATGGACCTTTACCATTAGATCTTTCCTCAAACCAATTCACAAATTTTTCTACTTCCTGCATACTTACATCATATTCTTTTGTAGCTCCATTTACTAAAGATATACTTAATATAGCATTATTTTTATTTTCTTCTACCTTTTTAGTAACATTAACTTTACAAGTAGCTGTTAAATCAGTGCCTTCCACTTTGGCTGTTATTGTTACTTGACCTTCTTTTATAGCTGTTACTTTACCATCTTTATCTACTATAGCTATATTTTCATCACTTGATGACCATACTACTTTCTTATTCGTAGCATCTTCAGGTAATACTTTAGCATTTAGCTTATCTGAACTACCTTCTAATAAATCCATAGATGTTTTATCTAATGATATAGACTCTACTTTAGCAGCCTCTTTATAAGGTTTCAACTGTCCATTTTTGTCTATATCTACAGCATCAAAGCACATCATATTGTTTGTATTACTATCTAACAAATTAGTTATTTCTACAGTGTGCTCTTTATAAGCTAAATCTTTTTTTTCAAAACATACAGCCGGGCTAACTTTATCATAGCTTCTAGCTTCAAATATATATGGAATTCCATCAATCTTTATTTCTATATTGTTAGTACAATAATATCTTGAAAACATAATTATTCTGATTTTATCTGTTACAGCATTAAATTTTACTTTTGATAAATACCCATTTACTTTACTATTTGAATCATTTAGTATCATAGAATATCCGCCAGAATAAGCAATATCAGAGTACCTTATCCAACTTGTATATTTCCCATTTATATAAGAGAAGTTATTGTTATCCTCTTCTATTCTTTTCCAACCTTCTTCAGGTTGTAATAATTGTTGTCCTACCTTTGTCTCATTATTTTGAGCATAAACAGCATAATCATTTTTAGTATAACTAAATACAAAAACAAATAATAATAACATACTCATAATTAAGCCTATTTTCTTTTTCATTGTCTTGTCCTCCTTATTCTTGATATATATATTATATAATTACATCTTTCACCATATCAAGAATAAGATTCCTACAAATTCTCTTATATCTTACAAAATTATTAATTTTTTTTAAAATAATTAAACTTAGATTAAAGGATAGCATATTTTTTATTAATTTACTCATTCTAATATAAAAAGACACCTGGAATTAACCAAGTGCCTTTTAGTACATATATAAATTTTGTTGTATATAGGAGCTTCCTCACTCTTAAATATATTTATTTTAATCTTTAGCATTTATTCTAAAACTGTTGGTTTTATTTTCTCTTGTCCTCTTAATACCTCAAGTGCTTCTGCTACTTTTCTAGCAAAGTTTAACGGTCTATCTATTGATTCAAAATGAATATACATAAGCCTTGGTTCATCAAATAACCAATGATTATGAAGTGCAGTAACTAATATTCCATTTTCTCTTAAAATAGATATAAATCTATTTATTTCTTCTTGAAGAATAACTGTCTCACCTAAATTAAGAGTTCTACCTTGATTATCGGGTGATTCAAATCAACTAATCTTTTAATTTTTCTACTCTTTCCATAAAAATCCCCTACAAATTAAAATATTTTGTATAATAATATATACAAAATATTTTAGATCCTATCCTATTTTACTTTTACTTTCATACATTTTAAAATCCGCCATTTTTATCAACTCTTTAAGGGATTTATTATAATATTCATCATATTCTACAAAACCACAACTCATTCCTATTTCATATTTAAAATTTTTACTTGTTTCTTTTATTTTATCACTTATCCTATTCCATACTATACTACTTTCTTTTATATTAGTTTTAGGTAGTACAATTATAAATTCATCTCCACCATATCTAAATATGAAATCACTTTTTCTTATACTATCCTTTATTATATTACATAAAGTTATTAATACATAATCTCCTGTAAGATGACCATAATTATCATTTATATTTTTTAAATTATTTACATCTGCAAATCCTATGGTTAACTTTTCTTTATTAATTTTAGCTAATTCTATTTCTCTATATAAACCTTCTAATCCTCTTTTTCTATTAAGTACTGATGTAAGAGAATCTGTACCTGCACAACGTGCAATATTTTCAATTATTTTATCTTTCTTTTCTAGTTCAACTATTAATTGTTCCCTGGTCATGTACTCATAACTCATAAATAACCACCTGTACTCCTTAAACATATTTTATAATATTATGGTAAAATCATTTTTTTAAACAAACATATATTTTAAACACCGTTGAATAGACAATAATATGAGAATTTATATGCAAACATATTTTTTAAGTTTAAAACCTAAATCTTTTTCTAAGTACTTTATTTATTTCTATACTTAGCTTGGTTCTTTCATCATAAACCCAGCCTTCATCAAAATTTAAATTAAAATTTTTAGATAAAGAATAATATAAATTTAGTTTTTGATAATACAATTCTAAATCATATAAATCTTTAGAATTAAGTTTTGGTTTAGATATACTTTTAAAATTACCTATAAAAATCTCATTTACATATTTTAAAAAAGCATTCATTATATTTATATTGGTAACATCAAAGGGTACCTTTAATAATTGCCACTGATACTTTTCTGGTAATTTATAATTTTTTATACTATCTAGCACTAAAATTTTTTCTCCTATATCCATTTTTCTATATAATAAACTTTTTTCTTCCCTTGTGCTCCAAAGAGCTAATTTTTCTCTCAATGGAAGACTTTTTACATCTAGTATAGCTTCACTTGGTTCTATTACAGCTTCGTATATTTTTCTATCGTATACTTCTATCATTTCCTTTACAAAATTTTGAGTGTTTCCATAAGATGCTATATAACCTATATCATATATACCAAATCTTCCAGCTCTTCCCCCTATTTGTTTAACTTCCTGTGAAGTTAAGTATCTCATATCATTTCCATCAAATTTTCTAATATCCATAAATATTATTCTTCTTATGGGAAGATTTACTCCCATACCTATAGCATCTGTAGTTATTAATATATTACTATCTTTACTTACAAATTGTTCATATTGTTTTTTTCTAACCTCTGGTGGAAGATTTCCATATATTACACTAGTTTTTATACCTAAATCTCCATAATAATCTGCTAATTGGAGAACTTTCTTTTTAGAAAAAGTAACTAATGCATCTCCTTTTTTTATATCCTTTAATCTAAAAGCCTCTTGTTCAATTTTAAGAGGT contains:
- a CDS encoding Ig-like domain-containing protein, yielding MKKKIGLIMSMLLLFVFVFSYTKNDYAVYAQNNETKVGQQLLQPEEGWKRIEEDNNNFSYINGKYTSWIRYSDIAYSGGYSMILNDSNSKVNGYLSKVKFNAVTDKIRIIMFSRYYCTNNIEIKIDGIPYIFEARSYDKVSPAVCFEKKDLAYKEHTVEITNLLDSNTNNMMCFDAVDIDKNGQLKPYKEAAKVESISLDKTSMDLLEGSSDKLNAKVLPEDATNKKVVWSSSDENIAIVDKDGKVTAIKEGQVTITAKVEGTDLTATCKVNVTKKVEENKNNAILSISLVNGATKEYDVSMQEVEKFVNWFEERSNGKGPSLYSFNKKINPYKTVKEYIVHDKIASFEVREYEGNNK
- a CDS encoding GGDEF domain-containing protein; translated protein: MSYEYMTREQLIVELEKKDKIIENIARCAGTDSLTSVLNRKRGLEGLYREIELAKINKEKLTIGFADVNNLKNINDNYGHLTGDYVLITLCNIIKDSIRKSDFIFRYGGDEFIIVLPKTNIKESSIVWNRISDKIKETSKNFKYEIGMSCGFVEYDEYYNKSLKELIKMADFKMYESKSKIG
- a CDS encoding helicase-related protein, which gives rise to MKRASIDRNFRKIKNSYSQTEDIVQHSKINSLWEQEASIRKKLKKLETMKDENIRDFKEVYNNYLHLLDYISKKLVRDYNIKHNTDFDFYEIIKGNRKNYLKSGIISVLITRHIPTMIFREFDRIFPKNPKDEYREVRYMNRKFYLHLGETNTGKTYNSMERLKESKKGIYLSPLRILALENFEKLNKEGVVCDLITGEEEIKKKGSKHICCTIEKLDINEEYDVAIIDEIQMIDDDQRGSAWTRAILALKCKEIHVCGALNTKELIINIIEDCGDEYELREYFRNIPLKIEQEAFRLKDIKKGDALVTFSKKKVLQLADYYGDLGIKTSVIYGNLPPEVRKKQYEQFVSKDSNILITTDAIGMGVNLPIRRIIFMDIRKFDGNDMRYLTSQEVKQIGGRAGRFGIYDIGYIASYGNTQNFVKEMIEVYDRKIYEAVIEPSEAILDVKSLPLREKLALWSTREEKSLLYRKMDIGEKILVLDSIKNYKLPEKYQWQLLKVPFDVTNINIMNAFLKYVNEIFIGNFKSISKPKLNSKDLYDLELYYQKLNLYYSLSKNFNLNFDEGWVYDERTKLSIEINKVLRKRFRF